In the genome of Arachis stenosperma cultivar V10309 chromosome 6, arast.V10309.gnm1.PFL2, whole genome shotgun sequence, the window tttccttctctggctagcttttctataacattcttcaggtcgtggcagtcattagtagaatgaccgtagagcttgtggtattcacagtattcggaccgatctctccccgctctcttgtgttttaaaggtcggggcggtgggattttttcggtgtggcatacttctctgtagacgtctaccagggaaactctgaggggagtgtagctatggtacttccgtggtttgtccgagttggactcttctttctttttctgttctcgatctcggtctcggagtgggtaggttgattccttcctagaagagtctcttagctgggaggtttcctccatgttgatatatttttctgcccgctcttgcacctcgtataaggaggtcgggtatcgtttggatagggattggctaaatggtccttcttttaggccgtttgctagtcccatgatggctgcttcagtgggcaagtgttgtatgtccaggcaggctttgttgaatcgctccatgtattctcggagagtttcttggttaccctgtttgatcccgagtagactgggggcatgttttgccttgtccttttgaatagagaaccttgttaggaattttttggttaggtcctcgaagctggagattgatcctggtggcaggttgtcgaaccacttcatggccgacttggtgagagtggtggggaaggctttgcaccgaatcgcgtcggaggcgtcgaccaggtacattctgcttcggaagttgctgaggtggtgacttgggtcggtggtgccgtcgtagagatccatatcaggtggtttgaagtttcgcggtaccttctccttcatgatctcttgcgtgaagggatcatggttgttttcgggggtggtgccgcgttccgtccggtctttcaactcggcctctatcttccgcagcttttcttctaactctctgcgcttgcgagcttcccttctcaaatcttgttcagtttctttctgcttttttatgtcttcttcgagttgtttcagtcggttttgctgtgcccgtactgcttctagaatttctgagctctcttctttttcgggattttgtggatttttgtttggaagtgatgtctttgggcgattctgtttgtttcctcctggagtgcgtggtgatagagggctgtccggtcgttctccggtgtcaatttcctcttcttgttctgatgtagcgtggttattgttgggagggtcgtccgccatggtaaagggatgacttccagggtccccggcaacggcaccaatgttccgagggttacctgaaacgtgtagctcggtcgtctggcaagacccaaggtaggggttccgtgacccgagcttggtgtgctgagcggctgggggttgtacctgcaatgacactccgatgcttaagttagcatgggtccaagcagatattgagtagaattagagtatgagttatacctgggtgctccagtgtatttatagtggttggtcgtgatcttccctggataagatattcttatcttatcttatctttgggagtcttatctctatcttttgtggaaccgcctttcctaggcctttttcggcctttaggttttgggcttcgttccttttgatgggccttcttctttatttgtccgaggtccgaccttaggcgtgggcctttgggacgaggtcggaccttctgcgaacctcccgagtttggagagctcggtcagggtatgaacaataatATTCACTAGAACTACTATAtcaattaatatatttaataatattataaagtATGTAAGAAGGAGAATAATATGaaaaagagaaagcgaaaaatGTTTTAATATTCTTAGTATTGTGTTACTATCAGAGGTTTGAGCCTCTATTTATATAGGTATATGAGGTAACCCTTTTCAAACACATATTAAAAGCATTCTTCCTTGAGACTACTGCACCGCCCATCATAAATGGATCCACGTAATAAATCTTATCACAACAAACATAACTTTTAAAtagtttttctctttctctttttcttttttcataaaaGATATGCATattccttattttctttttccctgtttttattcaaattaactttacttaaaaatattaaaaaaaattaaaagtcaatatttctatgtattatatataatatttaaaataaattatattttaataaaaatttatattatataataatattttaacaaattaattagttaataaaattttaatataacaatttaattatttttcaagtaacataaaataaaatttaattattttattttttatgttgaaatttaaaatataaattttaatatatctttttaatgtTATAAACATTTTATTAGATGATAATTGAtcttataaataaaaaaaattatattttttgttttttatattttatatttattattaaaaaataaaatattatatatatttgtcatttaaatttttatattaaaaaatatttatttatttatgtactattcatgtttaatatattttatatttattaaaatttattaatgtactttttttataataatttttaatttatatttaataaaatctaataatttataaaaatatggCATATCTAATACGTACAATTGTGTTTACTTTAAACGCATCCTGAAAATTACAATTTTCATTTCTAATGCGTACTTTTTCATGGGGAAAAAATTCCCGAAAAGCACCACCGTTTAATCATCAAATAAAAcaattctttatttatttatttatttttatagtaatgtTATTGGAATACAGAAAATGGGTTAGATTCATTTTTACAGAAAgacaaaagaataaaataaaataaaaggaaaatagtGAGTTAACACTCTTTTTTGAGTTCACGTAACTCTACTTTATTTCTGCCTTCGTTTTTCCAATGCATGAATTTGCTTATCTGTTTGTCATGAAATCTCCATAACTTTGTAGCTTATCTCTGCTGCGGACAGGGTATGgttgaaattaaataaattactcTCTCGGTGCCAGCGTTGTTGCCATGCCTGGTTAGATATGAAGCTTAAAACATTGCAAACTAGTGTGGATTTGGATTACAGTttgtaaaattaaatttgagtaaattaaaggtttaattactctgttagTTTTTATAGTTTggccaaatttttaattaggtccctataatttttttccttttaattgagtctctataccaatttttttgttttaattggGTCCTTACAGTGACAAAAAACGTTTGGATTAACGGAATATTCCATTTCAAAATTCGATATACCCAATTACAAACGTTTTTTGTAATCATCaatatatttacttattttatatTGTCAAAAATGCCCCTACCTTAATAAAGGAATAACCCTTGATCTTTAGTAATGAAAAAATAACCCTTGCTCTTCCTTCCTTTTCATTGAGGCAAAAGAAACCCTTCCACTTCACCCCATCTCAGTTTCTGATTGTTGGATAACGTATTTGCATTCCACTATCGTGTGATCGGGTTTGTTATTGTCTTTTGTGGCCTCCTTTGTCGAAAAAGTTGCTGTCGTCGTTGTTGCAAAGGTACGAGTTACACTTTTTTACACTCTTttccattcttcattcttccaAAAGTTGCCGAACGTTATGGCGTTAAAGTCATTAGCATTGTTGGTGATGTTTGATTAGGGGATCACTAATcaacattttttgtttttggttgtGTAGCAATGGGAGAATCAGAGTTTACAATAGAGCTCCATCACGGAGGAAAATTTATTGACACGGAACATGAACTAGAATATTTAGGTGGGTTGGTTGTGGAAGACTTGCATTTTGAACTTGATGAATGGTCTCTGCAAGAGATAGTGAGTTTGCTGAAGGGTCTAGGCTACAAGGGTTATGCAAAGCTATGGTGGAACGAACCTGGAATGGAGTTGAAGTTAGGTCTCAAAGAGTTAAAGTCAGATGGGATGCTGTTAGAATGGCTAGGGCTTTAGTTACTGATTCTGTGAATGAAGCATGGTATAGTGTATGCTGCTGATGGTTACAGAGAAGGTAATGGGGTTGAAATCGTATCAATGGATCCAGATTATGTCCTAGATGAAGGCGAAGATAGTGGACTGATAGAAGTAGAAGTCGATGCTGAGTCAGAACCCTCTACTGAGGAGGATAGATTTGATGACAGTGCTGATGATGGTGAACATGAGGATTACTTTGGGTTCGATGTAGAGGATGGTGTTGATGGTGGACAATCAAATGCGTTTGGTGGGTTTAATGGCCCGCTAAATCAAGAAGGCATAACAGATAAGGGTGCTGAGGATAATGAAGCTGCTGGAGAGATGGATGAAGAAATTGGAGACATTTCGGATGGTTATGAAACTGAAGACATAGATAGTTACGAGGGAGATTCTGATGACATGATTAAGAAAAAAAGGTTTCCTAAGTATGATGAGGCAGAAATGTGTAGAGAATATGAGTTTAAGGTTGGGTTGGAGTTCAAAACACTGTCCCAGTTTAAAGATGCAATTAAAGAGCATGTCTTATTGAATGGGAGAGACGTAAGGTACAAGAAGAACGACAAGTTGAGGTGCAGAGTAGTTGTAAGGGACAAAAAGAAAAGTGCAAGTGGATTTGCTTTGCAAGTAAGGTAGGAGGATCTGATTGTTTTAGGATAAAAACCTTGAAGGGCAAGCATACCTGCGGGAGAAGTTATAGTGGTAGGCTTGCTTCTAGTGAGTGGATATCAAAAAAGATTGTCAACAACATTAGTCGTGGAGAAGATATGCGGCTGGCCACTATTATTCAAACAATTCAGGACAAGTATATGGCAAATGTTAGTGTTGGAAAGGCTTACTGGGCAAGGAGAAAAGCAAGGGAAGAAGTACATGGAAGGGCCATACTACAATATGCCAAATTGAGGAAATATTGTGCTGAGATATTAAGAGTAAATCCGGGGTCCAAGCTTACTATTGTTGTGGATAGGCCATCTTTAACACACCAACCGCGATTCATGAGGATGTACATGTGCTTTGAATCGGTGAAGCAGGGCTTCTTGGCTGGTTGTAGGCCGATCATAGGAGTGGACGGGTGTCACTTGAAAGGGGACCATGGTCAACAGCTACTAGTTGCAGTAGGGAGGGATCCTAATGACAATTATTTTTCAATTGCGGTTGCAGCAGTGGAGCCGGAAACAAAGGACAGCTGGGGATGGATCCTTGATTTATTGCTGGATGATATCAGTGAATCAAGAAGATGGGTATTCATGTCGGATCAACAAAAAGTAAGGATAATATGACCACTTCATCAATTAACTTTACCACACAGCACTGCAACTATTAGGAttacaaaacaaaaaaacaacATCATCTGCATCTTGCTCTACTTCTTCATGTTTTCTTCCAACTTTCGAAGTTCCTCCTGGACCAAATTCAACTCTACGCAGATTCTTTCAACACAGTCATCAACTTCTCCAATCTCCACCTTTAACCTCTCCGTGTCAACACTAAGTCTATCAACCCTCCTTTCTTGTGCATTTTTACCCCTAATTTCACCCTCTACCCGACCAGagtgatactgtgaagacaatAAGCAAACATCGCCAACCTTCTTTTCTTCATCAACCCATTCAAAAAATTTGCATCTTCTACTTGGGCAAGACATAAACCTTCTATTTGGATTCTTGAGTGTATTAGAACTTTTTAGAATCAGAGAGTCTCCACAGAAGCAACGACTCCTCCTCTCTTTCTGCTTCAACCACTCACCTTTCATATCATCTTCATTATCAATCCACTAAAAAAAACTGCACCTTGGCACTCGTCCACAAGCTACATACCTCATTCCATGGCTGGCCACTTTAGAAGAAAATAGAACAACAACTGCCTCCCCACAATAACACAAATATCTTCTCTTGTTGAGACTTCTTGAACTCAAAATTCTCGAAGAACGTTGGGTGGAATCCATGCAAGGTTAGAAAATTTCAGCAACAAATAAGAAGAAAGGGAGAAGAGGAGAACGACAAACAGAATAGGGTTCTGGAGTTTTAGGATGAGGGCAAGGATTATGTAGGGTTATACACATGGGTATTTTGGTAAATTTAACACAGGTCAACGTTTTATTTAACGTTAACTGCGAATAAGGAcctaattaaaacaaaaaaaaaattggtatagggactcaattaaaaggaaaaaaactatagagacctaattaaaaattcggCCAAACTATAGGGActaacagagtaattaaacctaaactaaattgtgtaaataatttttttggcaAAATTTAATTGACACGCATCAACATAACATATAATTCTTATACAATTATTATGTACCTAAAAAGcaatataatttttatacaaTAGAGGTTGAATagacaataataatatttaattacattaCAAGAAAAAAGCTAAATACGGTTAGTTTTAACATCGGAAGTTAGTGGTGGATTTACTGgtgaatttgataaaaaattcaTCGAATAAAAAGTTACTATTATATTTAGTTTTCGGACGGTAAATTTACTGGTAATGAttggagaaaaaaaagaaaattggcGCGATCATTATCGTCAGATTTAGGGGGGAATTCAATAGTaagataattaaataaaatacgCCGTTTTGGTCACAACTTGTACGTTAACTGCAGATTTTTTCGACAATAAATCTACCGAAAAATTGACCATAAATTCAAATTTGCGAACCCTTTCTTTCCACTTTTGTAATATTATTAACCTCACTTCTCTCCCCCTTTCTCTCCCCCTCTCTTGCTGTCAGCCCCTTACATTGTTATTATTCGCCGTCGTTTTACCATCGTTGACTACATCCCACGACTCTAGCCATCGTCGCCATCAAGGTGTAACTCTATGACTATTTGATGAAAATGACCAAAACTTTcagaaatttattttttgaaataccATGGTCAAAGGAAAATTCAAGTACTTAAAATGGGATAATTTCTAAATTTGTTGctttgatttgaaaaataaaatgattaaTACAATAATTTAACATTAGAGCTATTGTAAATTTAGGGTTATGTAGTAAATGATCAAAATCTAGATTTTAGCAATTTTCAGTAGATTATTCAACTTATCCGtgactgataaaccactattttatggtttattttgtattgaatagagtggattttatcaactatTCTAACACTTATTCATATACATTGCATGGTTTTAAAAATCCTTCCGaatttgtgctatgattgaaaacatgcttctttggccttaaaattgctaatttttaatattctcttattaccattcgatgttgtgatatgtgtgttaaagTGTTTTCAaggtttatagggcaggaatggcttagaggatggaaaagaagcatgcaaaagtggaaggaacacaagaaattaaggaTTTCAGAATCTGGTAGTGACGCACACGCATGgacgacgcatacgcgtgattGGTTCAGCAGATAaatgacgtgcacgcgtggCTGACGCCTACGCGTGGCCAATGAAAATTCCAGCGACGCATATGCATAACGAGGTCACGTGCTGCAATTAACAGAACACGCTGGGGGTAATTTCTGGGatgcttttgacccagtttcaggcccaaaaatacagattagaggctagGAAGTGGAGCAGAATGGAGGATTCAAGCAGTCACTTTTCATTCGTTCACAAtttttaggtttagatgtaggtttctagagagagaggctctctcctctctttaggttttagagtttttagttttatttcttctccaattcaGATTTCCATcttgctttaatttagtttctcttctacatTCTATTATTCTAGCATCTTAGTTTATCTTCTCTTgttgatttctttattttttcaatttagtttatgaactcttcatgttagattcaatttccttttaatgcaatttgaggtatttcatgtttattgcttctttcttcattttttattattaattccttgcaattgttggTTTTAGATTTTACCTTCTCTTATTacttttctatgcttttattttgtgccttccaagtgtttatataaaatactttggtggattttaatttagatttttatgttcttgacttggattgattatttagagactcttgagttatcaaaagtCTTTTATTGATTGGTGATTAAAGATTGTCGGTTAGCTTGAACTTCACCAAAGCTAGTCTCTCACtatgagttgactaggacttgtgaacttaAGTTGATTGTATGCACTTGACCTTCTTCcattggttagaggttaactaagtgaagccaATTCAcatttaccatcacaattgatgatgataatgaggataggacttctaagtCTCTTTCTTTGCTAAGAGCTTtcttagttattagtttattttctcgacattttagtttcttttttcttattacaaaacccaaaaatatactttttcataaccaataataaatacacttccctgcaatttcttgagagacgacccgaggtttgaatacttcggttaattttattgggtttgtatttgtgacaaacaatctaaacgttgattgaggtttaattgttggtttagaactatacttgcaacacgatatttttgtgaaaatctttGCCGATATTTTTCCTCCGTCAACTTTTTGGCACCGTTTCTGGGGAATTGCAAATGATtaccttattattggttattgtgaatatgtttgccttttgtttctttgttagttGATGCTAGTTTTAAgagtttaatttctttatttcttgttaagtttttgtttttattttctcttgttactatgaattctcaccaccttggctatgagtttggttcaaatTATGTTTTAGGGAATGGAAGCTACAATGAAAACATGTACCAAGgttgggacaatcaaaggtgggaggagcctcaagctTATGGACAACCTCCGTGGCAACAACCCTCTCCAATGTACTACGAGCAAGAGACATTCCATGATGCATATCAAGACAATGGATATGGTAGACCTCCTTGTGACTACCAACAACCACCActatatgcctatgaaccccctcttcaacatagctttgaaccaccatactcacaagtctcataccaccaaacacctccatatgaccctaatccatatccccCATACcgaccaccttatgagccatatgaaccatacatagaacctccccaattccaacacaattacttccaagaaccaccacctcaatatacaccatctctaTATCCTTATCAAGACGAATCACCTTCCTATTGTAAGCCATTTTTCCCAtataatgaaccctcctatccaacCCAAGCCCCAATAGTGATTCTCTCACTTCACTACTTCAAGGGCAAAGAGAGAAGCAAAGGACGACACTAGAATTCACAGCTTCCTTGACCGAGTTAGTAAGTCGATTTGCTTCCCAATGgttggacactcaaggaactcccatggctacatgtggagaatctaatgaagaataGAGCATGAGAGAGAGATTAGAAACTCCGGTTGAAAGTGAGAAATGtgactttgtattggaacaattggaggaaggaATAATTGTTGAAGAGAAAGAAGTAGtcgaagacttaggagatgctgaacctccatgggaatctaGAGTTGTAGAGTATTCCTCCAAGAACCTTGAAATTAATGTTGAAGAGGgtagtgcacaacctccaaggcatatttCCTATGAAGAATTGGATGGAATAGATCAAGATGcaagttcccttgg includes:
- the LOC130933959 gene encoding uncharacterized protein LOC130933959; this translates as MKHGIVYAADGYREGNGVEIVSMDPDYVLDEGEDSGLIEVEVDAESEPSTEEDRFDDSADDGEHEDYFGFDVEDGVDGGQSNAFGGFNGPLNQEGITDKGAEDNEAAGEMDEEIGDISDGYETEDIDSYEGDSDDMIKKKRFPKYDEAEMCREYEFKVGLEFKTLSQFKDAIKEHVLLNGRDVRIKTLKGKHTCGRSYSGRLASSEWISKKIVNNISRGEDMRLATIIQTIQDKYMANVSVGKAYWARRKAREEVHGRAILQYAKLRKYCAEILRVNPGSKLTIVVDRPSLTHQPRFMRMYMCFESVKQGFLAGCRPIIGVDGCHLKGDHGQQLLVAVGRDPNDNYFSIAVAAVEPETKDSWGWILDLLLDDISESRRWVFMSDQQKVRII